One region of Gossypium raimondii isolate GPD5lz chromosome 6, ASM2569854v1, whole genome shotgun sequence genomic DNA includes:
- the LOC128041724 gene encoding uncharacterized mitochondrial protein AtMg00710-like — translation MSHVNLPTFFQGLALETTTFTLNHVPSKSVQKTPYEMWTGKCPSMSFMKIWGCEAYVKCQMSTKLELKSRSASLWDILRKLKDIISSILSRIKCLLLGQKSSLKESLSLEKEKVEE, via the coding sequence ATGAGTCATGTTAATCTTCCTACTTTCTTTCAAGGACTTGCACTTGAAACAACTACTTTCACATTGAATcatgttccatctaaatcggttcaaaagacaccatatgagatgtggactggGAAGTGTCCTAGTATGTCTTTCATGAAGATTTGgggttgtgaagcttatgttaaatGTCAAATGTCTACTAAGCTTGAACTCAAATCTCGAAGTGCATCTTTGTGGGATATCCTAAGGAAActaaaggatattatttcttcaatCCTATCGAGAATAAAGTGCTTGTTGCTTGGGCAGAAGTCTTCTTTGAAAGAGAGTTTATCTTTAGAAAAGGAAAAGGTAGAAGAATAG